A region of Candidatus Thermoplasmatota archaeon DNA encodes the following proteins:
- a CDS encoding dihydropteroate synthase, translating to MLIISERINGMFKSVAKAIDKRDKDFIQRLALEQVAAGANVLDISTGPGAEDPKEVMKWLVSVVQEVTNVPLAIDTPKIDVMEVALKACKQRALINSTTAEEKKMSSLFPLTKEYGSDIICLTLTFSLLIPSFPTRQ from the coding sequence ATGCTAATAATAAGCGAGCGAATTAACGGAATGTTCAAATCCGTTGCAAAAGCTATTGACAAAAGAGATAAAGATTTTATTCAGCGCCTTGCTTTAGAGCAAGTAGCTGCAGGTGCTAACGTACTTGATATTAGCACAGGACCTGGTGCGGAAGATCCAAAGGAAGTTATGAAATGGCTTGTAAGCGTAGTTCAAGAAGTAACTAATGTACCGCTTGCAATAGACACTCCCAAAATCGATGTGATGGAAGTTGCTCTTAAAGCGTGCAAACAAAGAGCGCTAATCAATTCTACAACTGCAGAAGAAAAGAAAATGTCCTCGCTTTTTCCTCTAACGAAAGAGTACGGTAGCGATATTATATGTCTGACTTTAACCTTCTCGTTACTCATACCTTCTTTTCCTACTCGTCAGTAA
- a CDS encoding ASKHA domain-containing protein, with amino-acid sequence MQKKYTALLQPWNKKVEVAEGENVLKLLTAQKLYIDSVCGGIGKCGKCKVQVKGKYRTEKTELLTKEELAEGYCLACQTQIEGHVEIFIPPSSRLGEPQILTKSEIIKVEKIAPVVDKYWLKLPLPTLTDNISDLERLQRALKYQDVSIDLNVLRKFGRILRESNWDVTVTLTELDGKHEITNIEAGNTISRKYGLAIDIGTTTVVATLVDLNEGNIIDTASDYNKQIICGADVISRINYSEEEKHGLKKLNSLVIATINYLIKDLTANNNIRRDEISYIVTAGNTTMTHLLLNISPSTIKREPYIPTANLIKELKARELGIQAPNAYLYCVPGRSAYVGGDITADILASGMHKKEELSMLIDVGTNGEVVLGSKDWLVACSCSAGPAFEGGEVDYGTRAVKGAIEKLHITPNFEVEYSVIGNVKPIGICGSGLIDLLGELFRCNIIDKSGRIRDLDNPRIREGKEGKEFVAVRAEDTKIGKDLVISESDIRNIIRTKAAIYAATSLLLKTVGYETKDLYQIFIAGAFGNYLDARKSILTGILPDVDIEKLKFIGNGALTGAQLILLSKKKKEEAEEIFRKITYIDLSTNPKFFEEFTSALFLPHTNLELFPTVKKMLV; translated from the coding sequence GTGCAAAAAAAATATACTGCCCTACTCCAGCCTTGGAATAAAAAAGTTGAAGTAGCAGAGGGCGAAAATGTACTTAAACTTTTGACAGCTCAAAAGCTCTATATAGATTCTGTATGTGGTGGTATAGGCAAATGCGGTAAATGCAAAGTGCAAGTAAAAGGTAAATACAGGACTGAGAAAACAGAACTACTGACGAAGGAAGAGCTTGCAGAGGGCTATTGCTTGGCGTGTCAAACACAAATAGAAGGTCACGTTGAGATATTTATACCGCCGAGCTCTAGACTTGGCGAGCCTCAAATTCTAACCAAATCTGAAATTATCAAGGTTGAGAAAATAGCTCCTGTGGTGGATAAATACTGGCTAAAGCTACCTTTACCTACTCTGACAGATAATATAAGTGATTTAGAAAGGCTGCAGAGAGCTCTTAAATACCAAGATGTGAGTATTGATCTAAATGTTCTTAGGAAGTTTGGTAGAATATTACGTGAAAGTAATTGGGATGTTACTGTAACTTTGACCGAGCTTGATGGCAAGCATGAAATCACAAATATAGAGGCAGGCAATACAATCTCAAGAAAGTACGGGCTTGCGATAGATATAGGCACTACTACCGTAGTAGCAACTCTTGTGGACCTTAACGAAGGCAATATTATAGATACAGCTTCAGACTATAATAAGCAGATAATATGCGGCGCTGATGTTATATCTAGGATAAACTATAGCGAAGAAGAGAAGCACGGACTAAAAAAACTGAATTCTTTGGTTATAGCTACCATAAACTATCTAATCAAAGACCTAACCGCCAACAACAATATTAGAAGGGATGAAATTAGTTACATTGTTACTGCTGGCAATACTACTATGACTCACCTTCTACTTAATATTTCGCCTTCAACAATCAAGCGCGAGCCCTATATTCCAACTGCAAATTTAATTAAAGAGCTCAAAGCTCGCGAGCTAGGTATACAAGCACCTAACGCTTATTTGTATTGTGTACCTGGAAGAAGCGCTTATGTGGGGGGCGATATTACTGCAGATATTTTAGCGAGTGGTATGCACAAAAAGGAAGAGCTCTCAATGCTGATTGATGTGGGTACTAACGGTGAAGTCGTGCTCGGTAGTAAAGATTGGCTGGTTGCATGCTCTTGCTCAGCAGGACCTGCCTTTGAAGGTGGCGAGGTAGATTACGGCACTCGCGCTGTAAAAGGAGCTATTGAAAAATTGCATATTACACCAAATTTTGAAGTTGAATATTCTGTTATAGGCAACGTGAAGCCTATCGGTATTTGTGGCTCGGGACTGATTGATCTTTTAGGAGAGCTTTTTAGATGTAACATAATAGACAAAAGCGGCAGAATAAGAGATTTAGATAATCCTAGAATAAGAGAAGGCAAAGAAGGTAAAGAGTTTGTGGCTGTACGAGCTGAAGATACTAAAATAGGTAAAGATCTTGTAATTTCAGAATCGGATATCAGAAATATTATAAGAACAAAAGCAGCTATTTATGCGGCAACTTCGCTACTACTAAAAACAGTAGGCTACGAAACTAAAGATTTGTATCAGATATTTATTGCAGGCGCTTTCGGTAACTATCTAGATGCTAGAAAATCTATACTTACGGGAATACTACCCGATGTAGATATTGAGAAACTGAAATTTATTGGTAATGGCGCACTTACAGGAGCGCAACTCATACTTCTCTCCAAGAAAAAAAAGGAAGAAGCTGAAGAAATATTTAGAAAGATTACTTATATAGACTTGAGTACAAACCCTAAATTTTTCGAGGAGTTCACATCTGCGCTATTTTTGCCACATACTAATTTAGAGCTTTTTCCTACTGTGAAGAAAATGCTGGTATAA
- a CDS encoding methionine synthase — protein sequence MKTRSNYEFDFNLLPTGIGSLPHLNAQEACKVILENFSEIPFWPQLPNLGFKENMHAQFAYDLPGIIVDYDDKKIFADLEKKLGLEIDSFHRKISECTLTYDKEYFSGLSTMLAKKELLRATKAIKGQITGPISLGLQITDSQSGKALLYNELYREIIVKALNEKAKLQERLLRALNKQIIIFFDEPSLCMYGTPYLNLSREEIVNALTSVVKGLSCLKGVHCCGNTDWSMLLKLPIDIISFDAYSYGERLALYTKELKEFIERGGALAFGIVPSVEENFCRESLETLAAKFDSLLKNFVRKGLSQKEFLSSSLLTPSCGLAGMSVESAGKALKLTKELSQKLRERYGS from the coding sequence ATGAAAACAAGATCTAATTATGAGTTTGATTTTAATCTTTTGCCTACCGGTATCGGCAGTCTGCCTCATTTAAATGCGCAAGAAGCCTGCAAAGTTATACTAGAAAATTTCAGTGAGATACCTTTCTGGCCTCAACTGCCTAACTTAGGCTTTAAAGAAAATATGCATGCGCAATTTGCTTATGATCTACCTGGAATAATTGTTGATTATGATGATAAAAAGATTTTCGCAGATTTGGAAAAGAAATTAGGTTTAGAAATTGATAGCTTCCACCGTAAAATTTCTGAGTGCACGTTAACTTATGATAAAGAATACTTCTCAGGCTTATCTACAATGCTAGCAAAAAAAGAGCTGTTAAGGGCTACGAAGGCAATAAAAGGTCAAATCACAGGGCCTATAAGCTTAGGACTACAGATTACAGACTCTCAGTCTGGCAAAGCGCTGCTCTACAATGAGCTCTATCGCGAGATTATCGTGAAAGCTCTAAATGAGAAAGCCAAATTGCAAGAGCGCTTGCTTAGAGCGCTAAATAAACAGATAATTATTTTCTTTGACGAGCCTTCTTTGTGCATGTACGGTACTCCTTATTTGAATTTAAGCAGAGAAGAAATTGTAAACGCTCTTACAAGCGTAGTGAAAGGACTGAGCTGTTTAAAAGGAGTACATTGCTGCGGTAATACAGATTGGTCTATGCTACTAAAGCTTCCTATAGATATAATTTCTTTTGATGCCTATAGTTATGGCGAACGCTTGGCTCTTTATACAAAAGAGCTAAAAGAATTTATTGAGCGTGGAGGGGCACTCGCTTTTGGTATTGTACCTTCAGTAGAAGAAAATTTTTGTAGAGAGAGTTTAGAAACGTTAGCTGCGAAGTTCGATTCCTTGTTAAAAAATTTTGTTAGAAAAGGGCTTTCTCAGAAAGAATTTTTAAGTTCCTCTCTTTTAACACCATCTTGCGGACTTGCTGGTATGAGTGTAGAAAGCGCAGGAAAAGCTTTGAAACTTACTAAAGAACTTTCTCAAAAGTTAAGGGAAAGATATGGTAGTTAG